In the Gossypium arboreum isolate Shixiya-1 chromosome 10, ASM2569848v2, whole genome shotgun sequence genome, one interval contains:
- the LOC108474625 gene encoding uncharacterized protein LOC108474625 has product MQVQPLLLEKETTMLFIHTLKAPFITHMIGSTTKSFANIVMAGEMIENAIKGGKIEGEAVKISAPRRKNNEVNNMNSYNSKAITVSQPRATTVGQQDSQKQGSGLRQISKNVSFTPIPVTYRELYQSLFNAHAIAPFHLKPLQPPYPKWYDANAKCEYHAGISGHSIENCTGFKKAVERLIKIGVVKFDDTSSTENLLPNHGDQGVNAIGDTDMRKIKEDVTEVRMPMKMILEEMVNREMIISKERIRRVRDYCEFHAEEGHEIQEWDEFKALVQSLMNNKELEFYEAGSYKGRICTLEGGPKNQNRLKIIISLPRNNEVEMPTVPKVIIHKLVSFPYKDNKRVPWNYNCNVTMPEKEDIASASKEVQDEGSYTRSGKRYDVEGVGVEPAKAKACDKGKGTEILVNEPVKEEEAREFLKFLKHSEYSVVEQLCKQLARISILALLLSSKVHREALMKVLNETYVTNDISVNNLNAFKYNPKKVHASLATYASAIDPSSSALLHT; this is encoded by the exons atgcaagttcaaccactgCTCTTGGAGAAAGAAACTACCATGCTGTTCATCCATACTTTGAAGGCCCCATTCattactcacatgattggaagtaccaccaaGAGTTTTGCTaatatagttatggcaggagaaATGATTGAAAATGCTATAAAGGGTGGCAAGATAGAGGGGGAAGCTGTTAAAATATCGGCCCCAAGAAGGAAAAACAATGAGGTGAATAATATGAATAGTTATAATTCGAAGGCAATTACGGTTAGTCAGCCCAGAGCAACTACAGTTGGGCAACAAGATTCTCAAAAGCAGGGATCTGGTTTGAGACAAATTTCTAAAAATGTCTCATTTACGCCTATTCCAGTGACATATCGGGAGCTTTATCAAAGTTTATTCAATGCGCATGCAATAGCTCCTTTTCATTTGAAACCATTACAAcccccatatcccaaatggtatgatgcaaacgcCAAATGTGAATATCATGCGGGGATATCGgggcattcaattgaaaattgCACTGGTTTTAAAAAGGCAGTGGAAAGACTAATCAAGATAGGGGTCGTAAAATTTGATGACACCTCTAGTACAGAAAACCTGTTGCCAAATCATGGTGATCAAGGGGTAAATGCAATTGGGGACACTGATATGAGAAAGATCAAAGAGGATGTGACCGAGGTGAGAATGCCGATGaaaatgattttggaagaaatggTGAATAGAGAGATGATAATCTCTAAAGAAAGGATTAGAAGAGTGAGGgactactgtgagttccatgcTGAAGAGGGGCATGAGATTCAGGAATGGGACGAGTTTAAGGCCTTGGTACAAAGCCTTATGAATAATAAGGAGTTGGAATTTTATGAAGctggctcatataagggacgtATATGTACATTAGAAGGTGGACCAAAGAATCAAAACCGGCTAAAGATCATTATTTCTTTACCAAGAAATAATGAAGTTGAAATGCCAACGGTACCAAAAGTCATTATTCATAAACTTGTTTCAtttccttataaggataacaagaGGGTACCTTGGAATTATAACTGCAACGTGACAATGCCGGAGAAGGAGGATATAGCTAGTGCCTCTAAGGAAGTTCAAGATGAGGGTTCTTATACACGtagtgggaagcgttatgatgTAGAAGGCGTAGGAGTTGAGCCCGCAAAAGCAAAAGCTTGTGACAAAGGAAAGGGGACTGAAATTCTGGTTAATGAGccagtgaaggaagaagaagccagagaatttttaaaattcttgaaacaCAGTGAGTACAGCGTAGTTGAACAATTGTGCAAACAACTAGCTCGTATATCAATATTGGCTTTGCTTCTGAGCTCAAAGGTACATCGTGAGGCGTTAATGAAGGTGCTCAATGAGACTTATGTTACTAATGATATATCCGTCAACAA TCTCAATGCCTTCAAGTATAATCCAAAAAAAGTCCACGCTTCGTTGGCTACATATGCTTCTGCAATTGATCCCTCTAGTAGTGCTTTATTACACACATAA